A section of the Veillonella criceti genome encodes:
- a CDS encoding ABC transporter substrate-binding protein, translated as MFRYNQQKDISSSWWRRVGVVSMLLISLFVLAGCGSSDAPKGKILHYGTTAYGPAMENAGLNPHVSYQGWSAVRYGVGETLVRFTETMEVAPWLADSWQMIDDHTVRFHIRDGVIFSNGKPLTAELVKTNLEELVREHDRAPKDLKLEAITVEGPYITIQSANPVTVLLTFLADPYSAIVDLSDGAPNGLVVGTGPFKATKVSETGVSLVRNDSYWGGAPKLDGVEVLRITDGDTLTMALQKGDIEVAQGLPYSSLNLFSDTQAFSISSAATSRVYQVAFNFMSPAVQDKRVREAVASAIDKGQFASVLLNGYGVPAVGPFPSTTKLGQMELIGPRYDEAKAKALLAEAGYRDTDGDGYVDKGGQPLTIRWLTYTSRQELPLLAESAQATLKKIGIKVVVNATDAYQSVLKQGDFDVFAKAFVTAPTGDGTYYFKTNILSEAVDNVGQYKSPQIEHLMADLEATVAPEARHSLLQQMVQQVLADEAVIYVAHLKMNLVMTEKVINFKAYPTDYYEITKDVDIEP; from the coding sequence ATGTTTAGATACAATCAGCAAAAGGATATATCGTCTAGTTGGTGGCGACGTGTTGGTGTTGTTAGTATGCTCTTAATAAGTCTGTTTGTATTAGCAGGCTGTGGCTCCTCGGATGCACCAAAAGGGAAAATATTACATTATGGCACTACAGCCTATGGACCTGCTATGGAGAATGCCGGTTTAAATCCTCATGTGTCGTATCAAGGGTGGAGTGCTGTTCGCTATGGCGTTGGTGAAACCTTGGTTCGTTTTACTGAAACGATGGAGGTAGCACCCTGGTTAGCCGATTCTTGGCAAATGATAGATGATCATACCGTGCGATTTCATATTCGTGATGGCGTAATATTTTCTAATGGCAAGCCACTTACGGCAGAGCTAGTAAAGACAAATTTAGAAGAGTTAGTGCGAGAGCATGACAGAGCACCAAAGGATTTGAAGCTTGAAGCTATTACGGTAGAGGGACCGTATATAACAATTCAATCGGCGAATCCTGTTACGGTATTATTAACATTTCTAGCCGATCCGTATAGTGCCATTGTTGATTTAAGTGATGGAGCCCCTAACGGCTTAGTTGTGGGGACAGGTCCTTTTAAAGCAACCAAAGTGAGTGAAACGGGCGTTAGTTTGGTCCGCAATGATTCGTATTGGGGTGGCGCGCCTAAATTAGATGGGGTAGAAGTGCTACGCATTACCGATGGAGACACGTTGACAATGGCTTTGCAAAAGGGGGATATAGAAGTCGCTCAAGGGTTACCATATAGCAGTTTAAATTTGTTTTCAGATACGCAAGCGTTTTCGATTAGTTCAGCCGCAACTTCAAGAGTGTATCAAGTGGCGTTTAATTTTATGAGTCCGGCTGTGCAAGATAAACGAGTTCGTGAAGCGGTTGCTAGTGCTATTGATAAAGGACAATTTGCTTCTGTATTATTAAATGGCTATGGTGTGCCCGCAGTAGGTCCATTTCCAAGTACTACTAAATTAGGGCAAATGGAGTTAATAGGGCCTCGTTATGATGAGGCTAAGGCGAAAGCTTTATTAGCAGAGGCGGGGTATCGCGATACTGATGGCGATGGCTATGTAGATAAAGGTGGTCAACCTTTAACGATTCGTTGGCTGACGTATACATCTCGCCAAGAATTACCTTTATTAGCGGAATCAGCACAAGCCACGCTAAAGAAAATTGGAATTAAAGTGGTTGTAAATGCGACTGATGCGTATCAAAGTGTATTAAAACAAGGTGATTTTGATGTCTTTGCAAAAGCTTTTGTCACAGCACCCACAGGTGATGGAACGTATTATTTTAAAACGAATATACTTTCTGAAGCCGTGGATAATGTAGGACAATATAAAAGCCCGCAGATTGAACATTTAATGGCAGACTTAGAGGCTACTGTAGCCCCCGAAGCACGACACTCTTTGCTTCAGCAAATGGTGCAACAAGTGTTAGCTGATGAGGCGGTGATATATGTGGCTCATTTAAAAATGAATTTAGTCATGACAGAAAAAGTAATTAATTTTAAAGCCTATCCAACTGATTATTATGAAATAACTAAGGATGTGGACATAGAACCTTAA
- a CDS encoding ABC transporter permease, producing the protein MRKLGSDSTLAKRYYLGGQTCRWVAQIWSLIWPGVLLVAVLSIGPIIWPEDPYDQVLSQALEGPSSVHWLGTDQYGRDVLARILIGGHLTVGITLCITFVICIVGTLLGLWSALRQNWFSRVILAVTDVAMSLPALVFAIALAAMLGGGMKQAAVALMCVLWPKYARLARSLTLQISKAPYIQLARLQGQQEHGIIVHHIVPNIIGPIIVTAVLDMGVVLMELAGLSFLGLGATPPLAEWGSMLSLNRSLLQTAPWLMWGPGVAIILAVSSFHYMGERMRQLLMKVN; encoded by the coding sequence ATGAGGAAACTTGGTAGTGATAGCACTTTAGCTAAGCGCTATTATCTAGGGGGACAAACTTGTCGATGGGTGGCTCAGATATGGTCTTTAATTTGGCCAGGCGTGTTACTCGTGGCGGTTCTTAGTATAGGCCCTATTATATGGCCGGAAGATCCTTATGATCAAGTGCTGAGTCAAGCTTTAGAAGGACCTAGTAGTGTACATTGGCTAGGTACCGATCAATATGGACGCGATGTACTAGCCCGTATATTAATTGGGGGACACTTAACGGTAGGGATAACCTTATGCATAACATTTGTTATATGCATAGTGGGCACTTTATTAGGACTTTGGAGTGCTTTACGGCAAAATTGGTTCAGTCGTGTTATTCTAGCTGTTACTGATGTGGCAATGTCTTTGCCAGCATTGGTCTTTGCAATTGCATTAGCCGCTATGCTAGGGGGCGGGATGAAACAGGCTGCAGTGGCTTTAATGTGCGTACTTTGGCCTAAATATGCTCGATTAGCACGGAGTTTGACTTTACAAATTAGCAAGGCACCGTATATTCAACTTGCTAGATTACAAGGACAGCAGGAACACGGTATCATAGTGCATCATATAGTCCCTAATATTATCGGTCCTATTATAGTAACGGCTGTTCTTGATATGGGGGTTGTACTTATGGAATTGGCAGGTCTTTCCTTTTTAGGGTTAGGCGCTACGCCGCCATTAGCTGAATGGGGTAGCATGCTTAGTTTAAATCGATCTTTATTGCAAACGGCGCCATGGCTTATGTGGGGACCAGGTGTTGCCATTATTTTAGCCGTCAGCTCTTTTCACTATATGGGGGAACGTATGCGGCAACTATTAATGAAGGTCAATTGA
- a CDS encoding ABC transporter permease: protein MRQNKPWYQHIGQWPIWRGILVLWGVATLTFLLMHATQDDVVDMVFSQQQSVSLTMQAEKRAELGLDASLGVQYICWWSQLLQGNLGQSFVTGQSVAQIISDKLLATIVLMGSAIGITLLISVPAGLWSACKSGHWSDRLIRGLAIFGNTMPNFFTALLLLYVVALQWDLLPVVSRSTDWRSIILPTMTLVWSMSAKYTQQVRALALDELQKPYIMGLRSRGLSWLMIMGRYVSIAIAPQVLTLVALSCGSLLGGVTIVESIFMWDGIGKMAFDAITTRDYPVLQAYVLWVSLFYVVLNYSVDRWQQHWHHQVFGGRNEETW from the coding sequence ATGAGACAGAATAAACCTTGGTACCAACATATAGGGCAGTGGCCTATATGGCGCGGTATTCTAGTGTTATGGGGTGTAGCGACACTGACTTTTTTATTGATGCATGCAACGCAGGATGATGTAGTAGATATGGTTTTTTCACAACAACAAAGTGTTAGTTTAACGATGCAAGCAGAAAAGAGAGCTGAGTTGGGGCTAGATGCGTCATTAGGGGTGCAGTATATTTGTTGGTGGTCGCAATTGTTACAAGGAAATTTAGGACAGTCTTTTGTAACAGGGCAATCAGTAGCTCAAATTATAAGTGATAAGTTATTGGCTACGATTGTATTAATGGGGAGTGCTATAGGTATTACCTTACTTATTTCAGTACCAGCAGGGTTGTGGAGTGCGTGTAAATCCGGTCATTGGTCAGATCGATTAATACGAGGTCTGGCAATATTTGGTAATACGATGCCTAATTTCTTTACGGCTTTATTGCTTTTATATGTAGTGGCTTTGCAGTGGGATTTGTTACCGGTAGTTTCACGCTCGACAGATTGGCGAAGTATTATTTTACCAACTATGACATTGGTATGGTCTATGAGTGCTAAGTATACACAACAAGTTCGGGCCTTAGCATTAGATGAATTGCAAAAACCGTATATAATGGGATTGCGTAGTCGAGGCTTAAGTTGGTTAATGATTATGGGGCGCTATGTCAGTATAGCGATTGCCCCCCAAGTTTTAACATTAGTGGCCTTAAGTTGTGGTTCTTTACTCGGTGGCGTTACGATTGTGGAATCTATTTTTATGTGGGATGGCATTGGTAAAATGGCCTTCGATGCGATTACTACGCGTGATTATCCTGTTTTACAAGCCTATGTACTTTGGGTATCTTTATTTTATGTAGTATTGAATTATAGTGTAGATCGTTGGCAACAACATTGGCATCATCAAGTGTTTGGAGGGCGTAATGAGGAAACTTGGTAG
- a CDS encoding class I SAM-dependent methyltransferase — MNISERIESYWDTRSDAFNKLRLQELKSPNAIAWHSLLAKHVPLNLPLRILDVGTGTGFFTFLLCRHGHTVTGIDMSQQMVQHARCNAANFHSTATFEKMDATNLTFENETFDAVLSRNLTWTLPDPKAAYTEWLRVLKPNGVILNFDSDYGKTHFTRNEGRVHAQIDTTLLDECTAIKDSLAISQETRPAWDISIFKELGAKDVSVIDDVRQDVQKDDTLQYEEIKIFMIRVVK; from the coding sequence ATGAATATATCGGAACGAATTGAATCTTATTGGGATACTCGCAGCGATGCCTTCAATAAACTGCGTCTTCAAGAATTAAAAAGCCCTAATGCTATAGCATGGCATAGTTTATTAGCTAAGCATGTGCCACTTAATCTCCCACTACGAATCTTAGATGTAGGAACTGGTACTGGCTTTTTTACATTTTTACTCTGCCGTCACGGTCATACTGTAACTGGTATTGATATGTCACAACAAATGGTACAGCATGCTCGCTGTAATGCAGCTAATTTCCATAGTACAGCCACCTTTGAAAAAATGGATGCCACAAATTTAACCTTTGAAAATGAAACCTTTGATGCGGTTTTAAGTCGCAATTTAACCTGGACTTTACCAGATCCTAAAGCAGCCTATACCGAATGGCTTCGAGTCTTAAAACCAAATGGTGTCATTCTTAACTTTGATTCTGACTATGGTAAAACACACTTCACTCGCAACGAAGGGCGTGTTCATGCTCAAATTGATACAACTTTGTTAGATGAGTGTACAGCCATAAAAGATAGTTTAGCTATCAGTCAGGAAACACGGCCTGCTTGGGATATATCCATTTTTAAGGAACTAGGCGCCAAAGATGTAAGTGTCATTGACGATGTAAGACAAGACGTCCAAAAAGACGACACCTTGCAGTATGAAGAAATTAAGATATTCATGATTAGAGTTGTAAAATAA
- a CDS encoding pyruvate carboxylase subunit B, translating into MKAKKLRIMETVLRDGHQSVLATRMRTSQMLPVLEKLDGVGYEALECWGGATFDSCLRFLDEDPWQRLRTLKAHLKNTPLQMLLRGQNLLGYKHYADDVVEAFVKKAKENGIDRIRIFDALNDPRNMEAAIKAGKKCGVHVQGTMVYTISPVHTNEMFVKVAEELKDMGMDSLCIKDMSGLLAPYDAVSLIQDLKKRLGDDMMIDLHSHFTCGLASATYLKAVEAGVDVIDTALSPFGHATSQPATESIVEMFRGTEYDPGLDLATLRELAEYFRGVRKEIADEFGITPAHEVLPEVRHYQIPGGMLSNTQNQLREMGMSDKFFDVMNEMPKVRADLGYPPLVTPTSQIVGTMAMMNVNFMANGMERYQMTPSEVKDLVRGKYGRLPAPISDDIRKKIIGDEEPITCRPADLIKPELEMYRQKLSELGYQGFTDEDVLSYAMFPEVSLQFFEKHSKQVILKEIDLPRE; encoded by the coding sequence ATGAAAGCGAAAAAACTAAGAATCATGGAAACCGTCCTCCGCGATGGTCATCAGTCCGTCTTGGCAACTCGTATGCGTACGAGCCAAATGTTGCCAGTACTAGAAAAATTGGACGGTGTTGGTTATGAAGCATTGGAATGCTGGGGCGGTGCTACATTTGATAGCTGTCTTCGTTTCTTGGACGAAGATCCATGGCAACGTCTTCGCACGTTAAAAGCTCATCTTAAAAACACTCCATTACAGATGTTGTTACGTGGCCAGAACTTATTGGGCTACAAACATTATGCTGATGATGTAGTAGAAGCATTTGTTAAAAAAGCTAAAGAAAACGGTATTGATCGTATTCGTATTTTCGATGCATTGAATGACCCACGCAACATGGAAGCCGCTATTAAAGCTGGTAAAAAATGTGGCGTTCATGTACAAGGTACTATGGTTTACACTATTAGCCCTGTACACACTAATGAAATGTTCGTAAAAGTAGCTGAAGAATTAAAAGATATGGGTATGGATTCCTTATGTATCAAAGATATGTCTGGTTTATTAGCTCCATACGATGCTGTATCCTTGATTCAAGACCTTAAAAAACGTCTTGGCGATGACATGATGATTGACTTACATAGCCATTTCACTTGTGGTCTTGCTAGTGCTACTTACTTAAAAGCTGTTGAAGCTGGCGTTGACGTAATCGATACGGCTCTTAGCCCATTCGGTCATGCTACTTCTCAACCTGCTACTGAAAGTATCGTTGAAATGTTCCGCGGTACTGAATATGATCCAGGTTTGGATTTAGCTACTCTTCGTGAATTAGCTGAATACTTCCGTGGCGTTCGTAAAGAAATTGCTGATGAATTTGGTATTACACCAGCTCATGAAGTATTGCCAGAAGTTCGTCATTATCAGATTCCTGGTGGTATGTTGTCCAATACTCAGAACCAACTTCGTGAAATGGGTATGTCCGACAAATTCTTTGATGTTATGAACGAAATGCCTAAAGTTCGTGCTGATCTTGGTTACCCTCCATTGGTAACACCTACTAGCCAAATCGTTGGTACTATGGCTATGATGAACGTTAACTTCATGGCAAACGGAATGGAACGTTATCAAATGACTCCTAGCGAAGTTAAAGACTTAGTTCGTGGTAAATATGGTCGTTTACCAGCTCCTATTAGCGATGATATTCGTAAGAAAATCATCGGTGATGAAGAACCTATCACTTGCCGTCCAGCAGACCTTATCAAACCTGAATTGGAAATGTATCGTCAGAAATTATCCGAATTGGGTTACCAAGGTTTCACTGATGAAGACGTATTGTCTTATGCTATGTTCCCAGAAGTATCCTTACAGTTCTTCGAAAAACACAGCAAACAAGTTATTCTTAAAGAAATTGATCTTCCACGTGAATAA